The following coding sequences are from one Gossypium hirsutum isolate 1008001.06 chromosome A12, Gossypium_hirsutum_v2.1, whole genome shotgun sequence window:
- the LOC107952611 gene encoding protein MIZU-KUSSEI 1, with amino-acid sequence MGESSGSTFSYNESESSIISSESHSNSTSRLQPISLVQPSQKNHKDKPKVLRVFQSVFRAFPIINPKCKFPTCPTVGVSTETHKSSTGNRVTGTLFGFHNGKVSLALQENPKCLPWLVIELALQTNVLQKELSAEMVRIVLECEKQTEKEKIKLFDEPLWTMYCNGKKIGYGVKREATEDDLSIMELLKAVSMGAGFLPGNTETEGPDGELAYMWAFFERVVGSKDSQTFYMVSPDAKNGPELSIFLVRI; translated from the coding sequence ATGGGGGAGTCCTCAGGTTCAACCTTCTCTTACAATGAATCTGAGTCCTCAATCATTTCGTCAGAATCTCATTCAAATTCAACCTCACGCCTTCAGCCTATTTCCCTTGTCCAACCATCGCAAAAGAACCACAAAGATAAACCCAAAGTTCTTCGTGTTTTTCAATCCGTTTTTCGTGCATTTCCTATCATCAACCCGAAATGCAAGTTCCCAACCTGCCCTACCGTCGGCGTATCAACAGAGACTCATAAAAGCAGCACAGGGAATCGGGTGACGGGGACTTTGTTCGGATTTCATAATGGTAAGGTGTCTCTTGCCTTGCAGGAAAACCCTAAGTGCCTCCCTTGGTTAGTTATTGAGTTAGCTTTGCAAACCAATGTGCTGCAAAAGGAATTGAGTGCTGAGATGGTTAGAATCGTCCTGGAGTGTGAAAAGCAAACTGAAAAGGAAAAGATTAAACTGTTCGATGAGCCTTTGTGGACAATGTATTGCAATGGGAAAAAAATTGGGTATGGGGTAAAGCGAGAGGCAACGGAGGATGATCTGAGCATAATGGAGCTCCTCAAGGCTGTTTCAATGGGCGCTGGGTTTTTGCCGGGGAATACTGAAACTGAGGGTCCAGATGGGGAATTAGCCTACATGTGGGCTTTCTTCGAACGAGTCGTTGGCTCCAAGGATTCCCAGACCTTTTACATGGTGAGCCCCGATGCAAAAAATGGGCCTGAGCTCAGTATATTTCTTGTGAGAATCTGA